A stretch of Fusarium poae strain DAOMC 252244 chromosome 2, whole genome shotgun sequence DNA encodes these proteins:
- the HH3V_2 gene encoding histone H3-like centromeric protein hH3v yields the protein MPPNSGAKRPSRPSAVQPGDPVPVRAKRRYRPGTVALREIRHYQSGTKLLLRKLPFARLVREIALTMRPRDEGLRWQSQAIMALQEAAEAYMVHLFEDTNLCAIHAKRVTIMQKDIQLARRIRGIWGGLG from the exons ATGCCTCCCAATTCTGGGGCCAAGCGCCCGTCGCGGCCAAGTGCTGTTCAAC CTGGCGATCCTGTTCCCGTTCGCGCAAAGCGTCGCTACCGCCCTGGCACCGTCGCCCTTCGCGAAATTCGACATTACCAAAGCGGCACCAAGCTGCTCCTCCGAAAGCTTCCATTTGCGCGCCTC GTTCGAGAAATCGCGTTAACGATGCGCCCACGAGATGAAGGTCTGCGCTGGCAGAGCCAAGCCATCATGGCCCTCCAAGAAGCCGCCGAAGCTTACATGGTGCATCTGTTTGAAGATACAAACCTGTGCGCCATCCACGCCAAGCGTGTCACAATTATGCAGAAGGACATTCAACTAGCAAGAAGGATACGCGGTATCTGGGGTGGTCTGGGTTAA